A genomic window from Bubalus bubalis isolate 160015118507 breed Murrah chromosome X, NDDB_SH_1, whole genome shotgun sequence includes:
- the LOC102393892 gene encoding allergen Bos d 2 codes for MSISFIVTHYNSCTLLTVVAQRAEGNVYHVDFMGKNSVQLIPVSESMLVFYAENFDGEKTTKVTFALGKGDSLSQEDIQKYEEINNERGIPNENTEDGAQTDNCPK; via the exons ATGTCCATTAGTTTCATTGTCAC ACATTATAACAGTTGCACCTTACTCACAGTAGTGGCACAGAGAGCAGAAGGAAATGTTTACCACGTAGACT TCATGGGTAAAAATTCTGTGCAACTGATCCCTGTATCAGAAAGCATGTTGGTATTCTATGCTGAAAACTTTGATGGAGAGAAGACCACAAAAGTGACTTTTGCCCTCG GCAAAGGAGACAGTTTGAGtcaagaagatattcagaagtaTGAGGAGATAAACAATGAAAGGGGTATtccaaatgaaaatacagaagatGGCGCCCAAACAG ACAACTGTCCGAAATAA